A DNA window from Paraclostridium bifermentans contains the following coding sequences:
- a CDS encoding phosphate ABC transporter substrate-binding protein, with the protein MFKKKIGVLLMSTIMIGTLAVGCGSKDSGGGSKVSVSGSTSVGPLMEKEAEAYKSVDSKVSIEINQLGSSAGIKDAINGVAEIGMSSRDLKGEEKQAGLKEDKIAVDGIGIITHKNNGVKSITMDQLKGIYTGKITNWKELGGKDAPIVVVSREDGSGTRDAFQEIVGFESTHLTKEAQISDGNGNIKSTVAGNENAIGYTSFSYLDDSIHTLQLDGVDATAENAKSGKYKLSRPFLLVYKEDKLSENGKKFMDYITSEDGQKVVEEEGLITLK; encoded by the coding sequence ATGTTTAAAAAGAAAATTGGAGTTTTACTAATGAGTACTATAATGATAGGAACATTAGCTGTAGGATGTGGATCGAAGGATTCTGGTGGTGGAAGTAAAGTATCTGTATCAGGATCAACTTCAGTAGGACCACTTATGGAAAAAGAAGCAGAAGCTTATAAATCAGTAGACTCTAAAGTATCTATAGAAATAAATCAATTAGGATCATCAGCAGGGATAAAAGATGCAATAAATGGGGTAGCAGAAATAGGGATGTCATCTAGAGATTTAAAAGGTGAAGAAAAACAAGCAGGTCTTAAAGAAGACAAGATAGCAGTAGATGGAATTGGTATAATAACTCACAAAAACAATGGAGTTAAGTCAATTACGATGGATCAATTAAAAGGAATATATACTGGAAAAATAACTAACTGGAAAGAACTTGGAGGAAAAGATGCTCCTATAGTTGTTGTTTCAAGAGAAGATGGATCAGGAACTAGAGATGCATTCCAAGAAATAGTTGGATTTGAATCTACTCATTTAACAAAAGAAGCTCAAATAAGTGATGGAAACGGAAATATAAAATCAACAGTAGCTGGAAATGAAAATGCCATAGGATACACTTCATTTAGTTATTTAGATGACAGCATACATACACTTCAATTAGATGGAGTAGATGCTACAGCAGAAAATGCTAAGAGTGGAAAATATAAATTATCAAGACCATTCTTACTAGTATACAAAGAAGATAAACTAAGCGAAAATGGTAAGAAATTTATGGACTATATAACTAGTGAAGATGGACAAAAAGTAGTAGAAGAAGAAGGTTTAATAACACTTAAATAA
- the glyS gene encoding glycine--tRNA ligase subunit beta, translated as MKNYLLFEIGVEELPARYVNSAMDQLKTNIVKSFNENRITFDEVNVYSTPRRLTVIVNSICEKQSDLEEEVKGPAKRIAVDAEGNYTKPLLGFMKSKGIKEEDLYFKQVGKEEYAFGKIKQDGQLTSEVLKSILPEAIKSMTFPKAMRWGGKNMRFIRPIRWMVCILNDSVLDIELEGIVSSNTTKGHRFLGESEFEVNTLNEYLTKLEENFVILNQDKRKELIKKQCDDVAKSLGGEIEFDEELLEEVTHLVEYPTAFYGEFDEDYAKLPKEVVITPMKQHQRYFPVLKDGKLLPNFIAVRNGDSHRIDNVKKGNEKVLEARLADALFFYKEDTKKSLESYIEKLKTVVFQAKLGTVYDKSLRIEKLANDILEKLNETDIKEDTLRAAKLCKADLVTGMVFEFTELQGVMGREYAKVSGENENVAEAIFEHYLPRFAGDILPATKSGIVLSIADKLDSIAGFFAIGIQPTGSQDPYALRRQALGIINILMDNNLDISLRELVSLTLDNYSFIEFDKDEVLNQIMEFFKDRIKNLFRDLGIRYDVIDAILSSNIDDIADMYARAKALNSWIDKGELVEMLTAFNRVSTLAEKAETNEVNINLMREEAEFNLYQQFQEISSNVEHLLANKEYTKALDAFASLRPAIDNMFDSVMIMDKDEAIKNNRLAILKQIYDIMLNICDLSKIVYK; from the coding sequence ATGAAAAATTACCTTTTATTTGAAATAGGTGTTGAGGAATTACCTGCAAGATATGTAAATTCAGCAATGGACCAATTAAAAACTAACATAGTTAAATCCTTTAATGAAAATAGAATAACTTTTGATGAAGTTAATGTATATTCTACACCAAGAAGATTAACTGTTATAGTTAATAGTATATGTGAAAAACAATCAGATTTAGAAGAAGAAGTAAAAGGACCAGCTAAGAGAATAGCAGTTGACGCTGAAGGCAACTATACTAAACCTCTTTTAGGATTTATGAAGAGCAAAGGTATAAAAGAAGAAGACTTATACTTTAAACAAGTTGGAAAAGAAGAATATGCTTTCGGTAAAATAAAGCAAGATGGACAATTAACTAGTGAAGTTTTAAAAAGCATACTTCCAGAAGCTATAAAATCTATGACGTTCCCTAAGGCTATGCGTTGGGGTGGAAAGAACATGAGATTTATAAGACCGATAAGATGGATGGTTTGTATATTAAATGATTCTGTACTTGATATAGAGTTAGAAGGAATAGTATCATCTAATACTACTAAAGGACATAGATTCTTAGGAGAAAGTGAATTTGAAGTAAATACTTTAAATGAATACTTAACTAAATTAGAAGAGAACTTTGTAATATTAAATCAAGACAAAAGAAAAGAATTAATAAAGAAACAATGTGACGATGTTGCTAAATCTTTAGGTGGAGAAATAGAATTTGATGAAGAATTACTTGAAGAAGTAACTCATTTAGTAGAGTATCCAACTGCATTCTATGGAGAATTTGATGAAGATTATGCTAAACTTCCAAAAGAAGTTGTAATAACACCAATGAAACAACATCAAAGATATTTCCCTGTTTTAAAGGATGGAAAATTACTTCCAAACTTTATAGCTGTTAGAAATGGAGATAGTCATAGAATTGATAACGTTAAAAAAGGTAATGAAAAAGTATTAGAAGCTAGACTTGCAGATGCATTATTCTTCTATAAAGAAGATACTAAGAAGTCTTTAGAAAGCTACATAGAAAAATTAAAAACTGTTGTGTTCCAAGCTAAACTTGGTACAGTTTATGATAAATCTTTAAGAATAGAAAAATTAGCTAATGATATATTAGAAAAATTAAATGAAACAGATATAAAAGAAGATACACTTCGTGCAGCTAAATTATGCAAGGCAGACTTAGTTACAGGTATGGTATTTGAATTTACTGAACTTCAAGGTGTAATGGGAAGAGAATATGCAAAAGTAAGTGGTGAAAATGAAAATGTAGCAGAAGCTATATTTGAACATTATTTACCTAGATTTGCAGGAGATATACTTCCAGCTACTAAATCTGGAATAGTTTTATCTATAGCAGATAAATTAGATTCTATAGCAGGATTCTTTGCTATAGGAATACAACCAACAGGATCACAAGATCCATATGCTTTAAGAAGACAAGCATTAGGTATAATAAATATATTAATGGATAACAACTTAGATATAAGTTTAAGAGAACTTGTATCATTAACTCTTGATAATTATTCATTTATAGAGTTTGACAAAGATGAAGTTTTAAATCAAATAATGGAATTCTTCAAAGATAGAATAAAGAATTTATTTAGAGATTTAGGCATCAGATATGATGTTATAGATGCTATATTAAGTTCTAATATAGATGATATAGCTGATATGTATGCTAGAGCTAAGGCTTTAAACTCTTGGATAGATAAAGGTGAGTTAGTTGAAATGTTAACAGCATTCAACAGAGTTTCTACTTTAGCAGAAAAAGCTGAAACTAATGAAGTTAATATAAACTTAATGAGAGAAGAAGCAGAATTTAATTTATATCAACAATTCCAAGAAATAAGTTCAAATGTTGAGCACTTATTAGCTAATAAAGAATATACAAAAGCTCTTGATGCATTCGCATCGTTAAGACCAGCAATAGATAATATGTTTGACTCAGTAATGATAATGGACAAGGACGAGGCTATAAAGAACAACAGATTAGCCATATTAAAACAAATATATGACATAATGTTAAATATTTGTGACCTATCAAAGATAGTGTACAAATAG
- a CDS encoding helix-turn-helix transcriptional regulator, with amino-acid sequence MIIIQLNNRQLKIIDIVKESEPITSECIAAKLNVTRATLRSDLAILTMTGVLDARPKVGYFYSGIDKVNLLGDKIKNKTVADIMSMPIMVTQDTNVYDTIVNIFLSDVGSVFIIDDEKELCGIVSRKDLLKATIGGGDINKIPVGMIMTRTPNVVTVTSEDTVVLAAKRIIEHEVDSIPVVEEIKRDNTIINKVVGRISKTNITKLFLEIADN; translated from the coding sequence GTGATTATTATTCAACTTAATAATAGACAACTAAAGATAATCGATATCGTTAAAGAAAGTGAACCTATAACAAGTGAATGCATAGCAGCCAAACTTAATGTGACTAGAGCTACATTAAGGTCTGATTTAGCTATACTTACTATGACTGGAGTATTAGATGCTAGACCTAAGGTTGGGTATTTTTATTCAGGAATAGATAAAGTTAACTTACTAGGAGATAAAATAAAAAACAAAACTGTAGCGGACATAATGAGTATGCCTATAATGGTAACACAAGATACAAATGTTTATGATACTATAGTAAATATATTCTTATCAGATGTTGGAAGTGTATTTATAATAGATGATGAAAAAGAATTATGTGGAATAGTATCAAGAAAAGATTTATTAAAAGCAACTATAGGTGGGGGAGACATAAACAAGATACCTGTAGGTATGATAATGACAAGAACACCTAATGTTGTAACTGTTACAAGTGAAGATACTGTTGTACTAGCAGCAAAGAGAATAATAGAACACGAAGTAGATTCAATACCTGTTGTAGAAGAAATAAAAAGGGATAATACAATAATAAATAAGGTTGTTGGTAGAATTTCTAAAACTAACATAACAAAACTATTTTTAGAGATAGCGGATAATTAA
- the ppdK gene encoding pyruvate, phosphate dikinase: protein MSKFVYSFAEGSKEMKSLLGGKGANLAEMTKIGLPVPPGFTISTEACNDYYVNDESIREDIVLQIEEKLVELEKSLNKKLGCNENPLLLSVRSGAVFSMPGMMDTILNLGLNDTSVKAIAKNTNNERFAYDSYRRFIQMFSDVAMGVPKYKFENALDKIKEEKGYKFDTDLTSEDLKVLVEEYKKIYKKELRQIFPEDPKEQLMLAIKAVFKSWNNPRANIYRKLNDIPHNLGTAVNIQSMVFGNMGETSGTGVAFTRNPSTGENKLFGEYLINAQGEDVVAGIRTPKDIDTLKEAMPAIYDEFVKITNILENHYKDMQDIEFTIENEKLYILQTRNGKRTAKAAINIAVELVEEKIIDEKEAIMRIEPNQLDQLLHPNFEEKSLKNAKLIAKGLPASPGASCGKVYFNANDVVKAAEKGEEVILVRLETSPEDIEGMVVAQGILTARGGMTSHAAVVARGMGKCCVAGCGEIKVDEYYKEITVDGLVIKEGDYISLDGSTGCVYLGEIEKTDVALTGNFEVLMNWVDEYKTLQVRTNADTPRDASVAISFGAEGIGLCRTEHMFFDEDRIPAVREMILSRTLEQRLVALEKLLPMQREDFTEIFKVMDGRHVNIRLLDPPLHEFLPHDDEAIEALAKTMGLEVKEIRKRIVDLQELNPMLGHRGCRLAITYPEIAMMQAKAIIQGAIEAKNSGVEVNPEIMIPLVGEVKELKTIKENVISVINEELDKSGVKVDYTVGTMIEVPRACLTADEVATEADFFSFGTNDLTQMTFGYSRDDANKFLGDYINSEILEKDPFQVLDQNGVGKLVQMAAKLGRGVKPNLKLGICGEHGGEPSSIEFCYKTGLNYVSCSPYRVPIARLAAAQAAIKNNK, encoded by the coding sequence ATGAGTAAGTTTGTTTATAGTTTTGCTGAGGGGTCAAAGGAAATGAAGAGTCTTTTAGGTGGTAAGGGTGCTAACTTAGCCGAGATGACTAAGATAGGCTTACCAGTGCCTCCAGGTTTTACAATATCAACAGAGGCTTGTAATGACTATTACGTAAATGATGAAAGTATAAGAGAAGATATAGTTTTACAGATAGAAGAAAAATTAGTAGAGCTAGAGAAATCTTTAAATAAAAAATTAGGATGTAATGAAAATCCATTATTATTATCTGTTCGTTCTGGTGCAGTTTTCTCAATGCCAGGTATGATGGATACTATATTAAACTTAGGTCTTAATGATACTTCAGTTAAGGCAATAGCTAAGAATACTAACAATGAAAGATTTGCATATGACAGTTATAGAAGATTTATACAAATGTTCTCAGATGTTGCAATGGGAGTTCCAAAGTATAAATTTGAAAATGCTTTAGATAAAATAAAAGAAGAAAAAGGATACAAATTTGATACAGATCTTACAAGTGAAGATTTAAAAGTATTAGTTGAAGAATATAAGAAGATATACAAAAAAGAATTAAGACAAATATTCCCAGAAGATCCAAAAGAGCAATTAATGTTAGCTATAAAAGCAGTATTTAAATCATGGAACAATCCAAGAGCAAATATTTACCGTAAGTTAAATGATATTCCTCATAACTTAGGAACTGCAGTTAATATACAATCAATGGTATTTGGAAACATGGGAGAGACTAGTGGAACAGGAGTTGCATTTACAAGAAACCCATCTACTGGAGAAAATAAATTATTTGGAGAATACTTAATAAATGCACAAGGTGAAGATGTTGTTGCAGGAATTAGAACTCCAAAAGATATAGATACATTAAAAGAAGCTATGCCAGCTATATATGATGAATTTGTAAAAATAACTAATATACTTGAAAATCACTATAAAGATATGCAAGATATAGAGTTTACTATAGAAAATGAAAAATTATATATACTTCAAACTAGAAATGGAAAAAGAACTGCAAAAGCAGCTATAAATATTGCAGTTGAATTAGTTGAAGAAAAAATAATAGATGAAAAAGAAGCTATAATGAGAATTGAACCTAATCAATTAGATCAATTACTACATCCAAACTTTGAAGAGAAATCTTTAAAAAATGCTAAGCTTATAGCTAAAGGATTACCAGCTTCTCCAGGAGCTAGTTGCGGTAAAGTATACTTTAATGCAAATGATGTTGTAAAGGCAGCTGAAAAAGGAGAAGAAGTTATACTTGTAAGATTAGAGACATCACCAGAAGATATAGAAGGTATGGTTGTAGCACAAGGAATACTTACAGCTAGAGGTGGTATGACATCACATGCTGCAGTTGTAGCTAGAGGTATGGGTAAATGTTGTGTTGCAGGATGTGGAGAAATAAAAGTAGATGAGTACTATAAAGAAATAACTGTAGATGGATTAGTTATAAAAGAAGGAGATTATATATCTCTAGATGGATCAACAGGATGTGTTTATTTAGGAGAAATAGAAAAGACAGATGTTGCTCTTACAGGAAACTTTGAGGTACTTATGAACTGGGTTGATGAGTACAAAACATTACAAGTAAGAACTAATGCAGATACTCCAAGAGATGCAAGTGTTGCTATAAGTTTTGGAGCAGAAGGAATAGGATTATGTAGAACTGAGCATATGTTCTTTGATGAAGATAGAATACCAGCTGTTAGAGAAATGATTTTATCAAGAACATTAGAGCAAAGACTAGTTGCTCTTGAAAAATTACTACCTATGCAAAGAGAAGACTTTACTGAAATATTCAAAGTTATGGATGGAAGACATGTTAATATAAGATTACTAGATCCACCACTACATGAGTTCTTACCTCATGATGATGAAGCTATAGAAGCTTTAGCAAAAACTATGGGACTTGAAGTTAAAGAAATAAGAAAGAGAATAGTAGATTTACAAGAACTAAATCCAATGCTTGGACACAGAGGTTGTAGATTAGCAATAACTTATCCTGAGATAGCTATGATGCAAGCAAAAGCTATAATACAAGGAGCTATAGAAGCTAAAAATAGTGGAGTAGAAGTTAATCCAGAAATAATGATACCTCTAGTAGGAGAAGTTAAGGAATTAAAAACTATAAAAGAAAATGTAATATCTGTAATAAATGAAGAACTTGATAAGTCAGGAGTTAAAGTAGACTATACAGTTGGAACTATGATAGAGGTTCCAAGAGCATGTTTAACTGCAGATGAAGTAGCAACTGAAGCTGATTTCTTTAGCTTTGGAACAAATGACTTAACTCAAATGACATTTGGATACTCAAGAGACGATGCAAATAAATTCTTAGGTGACTATATAAATAGTGAAATACTTGAAAAAGATCCATTCCAAGTACTAGACCAAAATGGAGTTGGTAAACTAGTTCAAATGGCAGCTAAATTAGGTAGAGGGGTTAAGCCAAACCTTAAATTAGGTATATGTGGAGAGCATGGAGGAGAACCATCTTCTATAGAGTTCTGCTACAAAACAGGATTAAATTATGTATCTTGTTCACCATATAGAGTACCTATTGCTAGACTTGCAGCAGCTCAAGCAGCTATAAAAAATAATAAGTAG
- a CDS encoding LytR/AlgR family response regulator transcription factor has protein sequence MYRIVICEDDESQRSNLYNSIFNIFDEISNKVEIFEFKSGEALLSSEIEDIDIFFLDIQMDEITGMDVAKKIREKNSVSEIIFITSLIEYVQEGYKVRAYRYLLKPIEHEDLKENILSCISDIIGKRDNFMIVEENGSKHKVSIKNITYIEIIKKDITIHTLDRDYNIKNRIKNLEKELLVHNFFRCHKSYLINMEHVDFIGKDNVMIKNEEIPVSKHRMSNLKTKLTNMLGSIIC, from the coding sequence TTGTATAGAATAGTTATTTGTGAAGATGATGAGTCACAAAGAAGTAATTTATATAATTCGATATTTAATATATTCGATGAAATTTCGAATAAGGTTGAGATATTTGAATTTAAATCAGGAGAAGCACTTTTAAGCTCTGAAATTGAAGATATAGATATATTTTTTCTAGATATACAAATGGATGAAATAACAGGTATGGATGTTGCAAAAAAAATTAGAGAAAAAAATAGTGTTTCAGAAATAATTTTTATAACTTCACTAATTGAGTATGTACAAGAGGGGTATAAGGTAAGAGCATACAGATACTTATTAAAGCCGATAGAACATGAAGATCTAAAAGAAAATATTTTAAGCTGCATATCAGATATTATAGGCAAAAGAGATAACTTTATGATTGTAGAGGAAAATGGAAGCAAGCATAAAGTATCTATTAAAAATATTACATATATAGAAATTATAAAAAAAGATATAACAATTCATACCTTAGATAGAGACTACAATATTAAAAATAGGATTAAGAATTTAGAAAAAGAGTTATTAGTACATAATTTTTTTAGATGTCATAAGAGTTATTTAATAAATATGGAGCATGTTGATTTTATAGGAAAAGATAATGTGATGATAAAAAATGAAGAGATACCTGTTAGTAAACATAGAATGAGCAATTTAAAAACTAAATTAACAAACATGTTGGGGTCAATAATATGTTAA
- a CDS encoding MATE family efflux transporter: MDTVIDKSNIMEDDNIGRVIWKFAIPGIIASLISAIYNIVDTAFIGMLNDTLAMAAVSVIFPLFILINAVGQLIGVGASSYIARLLGAKNKDAADDVASTAIISSVIVGILFTILILVFLEPILRLLGATDSVMPYAMDYAKPIAIGASLPIMMPTLANIIRSEGNTKLSAVAVALGAIINIILDPILMFTFNMGVVGASLATVIGQLASVVLLLSYYITNKSYLKLSIKNFKLSKSIYGEIISVGTATFLIQALISISMGLLNIASKPYGNELIASFGIALKLSSLVMFVVIGYNQGFQPIASYNYGAGNYEKLREAIKISIKRTTIFSTLATIVLMIFAPTAINLFSNDPAVIEVGAKTLRYTLLLYPLLGFTQLYAVLYQSLGMPKEALIVGTARQGIFFLPLIIILPKLIGVDGVLLTQAVADLFTVILTAFYAHKTNKDLKNMVAGKTSKNTCLSN, encoded by the coding sequence ATGGATACAGTTATAGATAAATCGAATATAATGGAAGATGATAATATAGGTAGAGTCATATGGAAATTTGCTATACCAGGAATTATAGCAAGTTTAATAAGTGCCATATATAATATAGTAGATACAGCATTTATAGGTATGTTAAATGATACACTAGCAATGGCTGCAGTATCAGTAATATTTCCTTTATTTATACTAATTAATGCAGTGGGTCAATTAATAGGCGTAGGAGCTTCATCGTATATAGCAAGACTTCTAGGGGCTAAAAATAAAGATGCGGCAGATGATGTAGCTTCAACTGCGATAATATCATCAGTAATAGTAGGAATTCTATTTACTATTTTAATACTAGTATTTCTAGAACCAATTTTAAGATTATTAGGAGCAACAGACAGTGTAATGCCGTATGCAATGGATTATGCAAAACCTATTGCAATAGGGGCTAGTTTACCAATAATGATGCCAACACTTGCAAACATTATAAGGTCAGAGGGAAATACAAAACTTAGTGCAGTAGCGGTGGCACTAGGTGCTATAATAAATATAATTTTAGACCCAATACTAATGTTTACATTTAATATGGGAGTAGTAGGAGCGTCTTTAGCTACAGTAATAGGGCAACTTGCATCAGTAGTTTTGTTATTATCATATTATATAACAAATAAAAGTTATCTAAAATTAAGTATAAAAAACTTTAAATTATCAAAGAGCATATATGGAGAAATTATTTCTGTTGGAACTGCAACTTTTTTAATTCAAGCTTTAATAAGTATATCTATGGGACTTTTAAACATAGCATCAAAACCATATGGAAATGAGTTAATTGCATCGTTTGGTATAGCTTTAAAACTATCTTCATTAGTTATGTTTGTTGTTATAGGATACAATCAAGGATTTCAACCTATTGCAAGTTATAATTATGGAGCAGGAAATTATGAAAAATTAAGGGAAGCAATAAAGATATCTATTAAGAGAACAACTATATTTTCTACATTAGCAACTATAGTCTTAATGATATTTGCACCAACTGCTATTAATTTATTTAGTAATGACCCAGCAGTTATCGAGGTAGGGGCTAAAACATTAAGATATACTCTTTTACTATATCCTCTATTAGGGTTTACACAATTATATGCAGTGTTATATCAATCATTAGGTATGCCAAAAGAAGCTTTAATCGTAGGTACAGCTAGACAAGGTATATTTTTCTTACCATTAATTATAATATTACCAAAATTAATTGGTGTTGATGGGGTATTACTTACTCAAGCAGTAGCAGATTTGTTTACGGTAATATTAACTGCATTTTATGCTCACAAGACAAACAAAGACTTAAAAAACATGGTAGCAGGGAAAACAAGTAAAAATACATGTTTATCTAATTAA
- a CDS encoding LysR family transcriptional regulator, with protein sequence MQINQLRYFIEVARTGSMNQAASNLFISQPNLSKAIVNLEEEFKIKVFDRTNRGVKLTKEGKDFLTYATYIINQIDNLEKIYSDLSQENGFKLEVSSMKLYTLGIVLSEVYKKVNNKKVKISLKETHKEKIIEDVSTMKSEIGIIALSNMQERVFKGVLENRDLEFNPICKDKIYIYIGKNNPLYNNDVIKPEELNEFICVHLVEEPINALTYSVELDLLGFSHKDRAIYLNDKETITQFVLETNAYVIASGFNKIENVRGIRAIPLEDDSVHFTVGWIKRRKEELSDEAKLFLEILLENMRNT encoded by the coding sequence TTGCAAATAAACCAACTAAGATATTTTATAGAAGTAGCTAGAACGGGATCTATGAATCAAGCTGCAAGCAACTTATTCATATCTCAACCTAATTTAAGCAAAGCAATAGTAAATTTAGAAGAAGAGTTTAAAATAAAAGTATTTGATAGAACTAATAGAGGTGTAAAACTAACAAAAGAAGGTAAAGATTTTTTGACTTATGCAACTTATATAATAAATCAAATTGACAATTTAGAAAAAATATACTCAGACTTGTCTCAAGAAAATGGATTTAAATTAGAAGTTTCGAGTATGAAGTTGTATACTTTAGGAATTGTATTGAGCGAGGTTTATAAAAAAGTTAATAATAAAAAAGTTAAAATTTCACTAAAAGAAACTCATAAAGAAAAGATAATAGAAGATGTATCAACAATGAAGTCTGAAATAGGTATAATAGCACTTTCTAATATGCAAGAGAGGGTATTTAAAGGAGTTTTAGAAAATAGAGACTTGGAATTCAATCCAATATGTAAAGACAAAATATATATTTACATAGGTAAGAACAATCCTTTATATAATAATGATGTTATAAAACCAGAGGAGCTAAATGAATTTATATGTGTACATTTAGTAGAAGAACCTATAAACGCACTTACATATAGTGTGGAGCTAGATTTATTAGGATTTTCTCATAAGGATAGAGCAATATATTTAAATGACAAAGAAACTATAACACAGTTTGTTTTAGAAACGAATGCCTATGTAATAGCATCAGGGTTTAATAAAATAGAAAACGTTAGAGGAATAAGGGCTATACCACTTGAAGATGATAGTGTTCACTTTACAGTTGGATGGATTAAGAGAAGAAAAGAAGAACTCTCAGATGAAGCAAAGTTATTTTTAGAAATACTTTTAGAAAATATGCGAAATACGTAA
- a CDS encoding pyruvate, water dikinase regulatory protein, translated as MDNLVIYVISDSVGETAQQVTKAAISQFQLKDDYEIRRFPYVVEVNFLEEILKSAKEENAIVIYTLVENELLTFTENYCSKENLSCVDLMTPILKQIANKIGVKPRREPGIIRKLDESYFKRVEAIEFAVKYDDGKDPRGILQADIILLGISRTSKTPLSMYLANKNIKVANVPLVPEIPIPKEVFEINQKKIIGLTNTPEKLNQIRQERLKALGLSSNANYAKFDRILQELDYSDKIMKKVGCPVIDVSSKAIEETAGIIMDVMKENGLKVFRDNDK; from the coding sequence ATGGATAATTTAGTCATATATGTAATATCAGACTCAGTAGGGGAAACAGCTCAGCAAGTTACTAAAGCTGCAATATCTCAATTTCAATTAAAGGATGACTATGAAATAAGAAGATTTCCATATGTTGTAGAAGTTAATTTTTTAGAAGAAATATTAAAAAGTGCTAAAGAAGAAAATGCAATAGTTATATATACATTAGTTGAAAATGAACTTTTAACATTTACTGAAAATTACTGTAGCAAGGAAAATTTAAGTTGTGTAGACTTAATGACTCCAATATTAAAGCAAATTGCTAATAAAATAGGAGTTAAGCCAAGAAGAGAACCAGGAATTATAAGAAAATTAGATGAAAGCTACTTTAAAAGAGTAGAAGCTATAGAATTTGCTGTTAAATATGATGATGGAAAAGATCCTAGAGGCATATTACAAGCTGATATAATATTACTTGGAATATCAAGAACATCTAAGACACCATTAAGCATGTATTTAGCGAATAAAAATATAAAGGTGGCTAATGTTCCTTTAGTTCCAGAAATACCAATACCTAAGGAAGTATTCGAAATAAATCAAAAGAAAATAATAGGTCTTACTAATACGCCTGAAAAGTTAAATCAAATAAGACAAGAAAGATTAAAAGCTTTAGGATTATCAAGTAATGCTAATTACGCTAAATTTGATAGAATACTTCAAGAGTTAGATTACTCAGATAAAATAATGAAAAAAGTTGGATGTCCAGTTATAGATGTGTCTAGCAAAGCAATAGAAGAAACAGCTGGAATCATAATGGATGTAATGAAAGAAAATGGATTGAAAGTATTTAGAGATAACGATAAATAG
- a CDS encoding zinc ribbon domain-containing protein has protein sequence MIKCPRCGKEVSNRPGTVCPRCGLDVGKVTEKVRCPEASCRALVSKKLEYCPKCGCKLKGYNLNEILKIAKMRFSNNFPDEE, from the coding sequence ATGATCAAGTGTCCAAGATGTGGTAAGGAAGTATCAAATAGACCAGGTACAGTTTGCCCAAGATGTGGTCTTGATGTAGGTAAAGTAACTGAGAAAGTAAGATGTCCTGAGGCTAGTTGTAGAGCTTTAGTTTCTAAAAAATTAGAATATTGTCCAAAGTGTGGATGTAAGTTGAAAGGGTATAATTTAAATGAAATATTAAAAATAGCAAAAATGAGATTTAGTAATAATTTTCCAGATGAGGAATAA